The following are from one region of the Prevotella communis genome:
- a CDS encoding glycosyltransferase family 2 protein, which produces MVITLKIIFWLCLALVVYTYVGYGAVLYIILKVKNIFFRRETTPILPLDPQLLPDVTLMICAYNEADVIEEKMQNIRALNYPQDKLCVMWVTDGSNDNSNELLQAYPEVKLVYSPERKGKAAAMQHGLQENKAEYVIFTDANTMLNADAIREIVRQFMKKNVSCVSGEKRVAARHAGQATAEGEGVYWKYESMLKRWDSELYSAMGAAGELFAVRMSHYLPAPSNALLDDFMMSMLILKDGHRIAYTNEAYATEYGSASTAEESKRKRRIAAGGLQSIWWLRSMMNPFAYPKVAFQYVSHRVLRWSITPLALFALFPLNLLLLFASGSLIYQLLFLLQLFFYLSALTGHILKVSGRRNKLLYIPCYFLFMNLNVFLGIGYLMSHKDSGTWEKARRG; this is translated from the coding sequence ATGGTGATAACGTTGAAAATCATATTCTGGCTCTGCCTGGCCCTCGTAGTCTACACCTATGTAGGCTACGGAGCCGTGCTATATATCATCCTGAAAGTCAAGAACATCTTCTTCCGGAGGGAAACAACCCCCATCCTACCCCTTGACCCTCAGCTGCTGCCCGATGTCACGCTGATGATCTGCGCCTACAACGAGGCCGACGTCATCGAGGAGAAGATGCAGAATATCCGGGCACTCAACTATCCCCAGGATAAGCTATGCGTGATGTGGGTTACCGATGGCAGCAACGACAACTCCAACGAGCTGCTGCAGGCCTATCCCGAGGTCAAGCTCGTTTATTCACCCGAACGCAAGGGAAAGGCAGCTGCCATGCAACACGGTCTGCAGGAGAACAAAGCCGAATACGTGATCTTCACCGATGCCAACACCATGCTGAATGCCGATGCCATCCGCGAGATAGTGCGTCAGTTCATGAAAAAGAACGTCAGTTGTGTATCTGGCGAGAAGCGCGTGGCAGCCCGTCATGCCGGTCAGGCTACTGCCGAGGGCGAAGGTGTCTACTGGAAATATGAGAGCATGCTGAAGCGTTGGGACAGCGAACTCTATTCTGCCATGGGCGCTGCCGGCGAACTCTTTGCCGTGCGCATGAGTCATTATCTCCCTGCTCCCAGCAATGCCCTGCTCGACGACTTCATGATGTCCATGCTCATCTTGAAGGACGGCCATCGCATAGCCTATACCAACGAGGCCTATGCTACTGAATACGGTTCTGCCAGCACTGCCGAGGAGTCCAAGCGCAAGCGCCGCATTGCAGCAGGAGGCCTGCAGAGCATCTGGTGGCTGCGCAGCATGATGAATCCCTTTGCCTACCCCAAGGTAGCCTTCCAGTACGTATCCCATCGCGTGCTGCGCTGGAGCATCACCCCCCTGGCCCTGTTTGCCCTGTTCCCCCTGAACCTCCTGTTGCTTTTCGCAAGCGGTTCACTCATCTACCAGTTATTGTTCCTCCTGCAGCTCTTCTTCTACCTGTCAGCTCTCACGGGTCATATCCTGAAAGTCTCAGGTCGCAGAAACAAGTTGCTCTACATACCCTGCTACTTCCTTTTTATGAATCTGAACGTCTTCCTTGGAATAGGCTATCTGATGTCACATAAGGACAGTGGAACATGGGAAAAAGCACGAAGAGGGTAA
- a CDS encoding ATP-binding response regulator, which yields MQLDKANRKLKEYEEKAEKAEKASKMKSLFLANMSHEIRTPLNAIEGFSRVMVETDSQEDRMNYMEIIESNNNRLLSLVNEILDLSRVENGEITIKKEPTDLNYLMKSIKQLFKFRCPETVSLTWNKPASPVSMETDANRITQVFSNLISNALKHTPKGVISFGYELLSDTQEIRFFVKDTGTGIDPKFIEHIFDAYASQDAEQQRGFGLGLALCRIIVEKMGGTIEVDSTLGKGSIFTFTLPFSGSISGVAVTTRSNNMRTLRVNNPVNQEALKTVLVVEDEESNYELIRIVLQKRYNLIHARNGIEAVTMNEEEHPDIILMDVRMPEMDGLDATRIIKEVNNKVPIIILSAYAFPENIREAKAAGCDEFMAKPFNVEDLIEKINHFIGS from the coding sequence ATGCAGTTGGACAAAGCCAACCGCAAGCTCAAGGAATATGAAGAAAAGGCCGAAAAGGCCGAAAAAGCGAGCAAGATGAAATCCTTGTTCCTTGCCAACATGTCGCATGAAATTCGCACACCCCTCAACGCTATCGAAGGTTTCTCCCGTGTCATGGTAGAGACAGACTCTCAAGAAGACCGCATGAACTATATGGAGATTATTGAGAGCAATAACAACCGTCTTCTTAGTCTTGTCAACGAGATCCTTGATCTCTCACGCGTTGAGAATGGTGAGATAACCATCAAGAAAGAACCTACGGATTTGAACTATCTGATGAAGAGTATCAAGCAGTTATTCAAATTCCGTTGTCCCGAGACAGTCAGCCTGACGTGGAACAAGCCCGCAAGTCCAGTAAGCATGGAGACCGATGCCAACCGTATCACGCAGGTATTCTCAAACCTTATCTCCAACGCCCTCAAGCACACACCTAAAGGTGTTATCTCCTTTGGCTATGAGTTGCTGAGCGACACGCAGGAGATCCGTTTCTTCGTCAAGGACACAGGTACCGGTATCGACCCCAAGTTTATCGAACATATCTTTGATGCCTACGCTTCTCAGGATGCCGAGCAGCAGCGCGGTTTCGGCCTTGGTCTGGCCCTCTGCCGTATCATTGTAGAGAAGATGGGAGGCACCATTGAAGTAGACTCAACCTTGGGCAAAGGCTCCATCTTCACATTCACCCTGCCTTTCTCAGGTTCTATCAGTGGCGTCGCCGTTACCACCCGTTCAAACAACATGCGCACTCTGCGTGTAAACAACCCCGTCAACCAGGAAGCCCTGAAGACCGTGTTGGTTGTTGAGGATGAGGAGAGCAACTACGAGCTGATACGTATTGTGCTGCAGAAGCGCTATAACCTGATACATGCCCGCAATGGTATTGAAGCCGTGACGATGAACGAGGAAGAGCATCCCGACATCATTCTGATGGACGTCAGAATGCCCGAGATGGACGGTCTCGATGCCACCCGTATCATCAAGGAGGTCAACAACAAGGTGCCCATTATCATCCTCAGTGCCTATGCTTTCCCAGAGAATATCCGTGAGGCAAAAGCAGCCGGTTGCGATGAGTTTATGGCAAAGCCGTTCAATGTAGAAGACCTCATTGAGAAGATTAATCACTTCATTGGATCATAA
- a CDS encoding endonuclease/exonuclease/phosphatase family protein, translating to MGKLGVYKYISFMLLLISTLMAVFTLFGLFGGSSDPASGTAIAMLVYALPYLLGGNVIMLIYWLIRRHWQWLAIPAVPLLCGIPYIGTVYQPGLFNDGETSRSGVKIATYNVAMFGRETSGFKALDILAEMKRQNVDILCIQEYENVSGDKLNSDSYKGYFPYSATGRGDMIIYSRYPVERHETIDFGPTNNSAMWADININSRIVRVFNVHLETTGFNSALHNMAKNELQGRSIEDNAFIRLVYGNYTRGMAVRARQADLVADLIRTSDYPCIVCGDFNDVPYSYVYKTMLGDLVDGFKECGEGIMYTYNGGRKKVRIDYIFHDPSLEGESYYTKEINYSDHFPVFMKIAF from the coding sequence ATGGGTAAACTGGGCGTTTACAAATACATCTCTTTCATGTTGCTGCTCATCAGCACGCTGATGGCCGTTTTCACACTCTTTGGACTTTTCGGAGGCTCTTCCGACCCTGCCTCAGGTACTGCAATCGCCATGCTGGTCTATGCCCTTCCATATCTGTTGGGGGGTAATGTCATCATGCTGATATACTGGCTCATACGCCGTCACTGGCAGTGGCTGGCCATTCCCGCCGTTCCCCTGCTGTGCGGCATCCCCTATATTGGCACCGTCTATCAGCCAGGCCTGTTCAATGATGGCGAGACAAGTCGTTCCGGAGTCAAGATAGCCACATACAACGTGGCCATGTTTGGCCGAGAGACATCAGGCTTCAAGGCGCTGGATATCCTGGCCGAGATGAAACGTCAGAATGTAGATATCCTCTGTATCCAGGAATATGAGAATGTGAGTGGCGACAAACTCAACTCCGACAGCTACAAAGGCTACTTCCCCTATTCCGCCACAGGTCGCGGCGATATGATCATCTATAGCCGCTATCCCGTAGAGCGTCACGAGACCATCGATTTCGGTCCTACCAACAATAGTGCCATGTGGGCCGACATCAATATCAACAGTCGTATTGTGCGTGTGTTCAACGTCCACTTGGAGACCACCGGTTTCAACAGCGCCCTCCATAACATGGCCAAGAACGAGCTCCAGGGCCGTTCTATCGAGGACAATGCCTTCATCCGCCTTGTCTATGGCAACTATACACGCGGCATGGCTGTACGCGCTCGTCAGGCTGATTTGGTAGCCGACCTCATCCGCACATCCGATTATCCCTGTATTGTCTGTGGTGACTTCAACGACGTGCCCTACTCCTATGTTTATAAGACGATGCTTGGCGACCTGGTGGATGGTTTCAAGGAGTGTGGCGAAGGCATTATGTACACCTATAATGGCGGCAGGAAAAAAGTGCGCATCGACTATATTTTCCACGACCCCAGCTTAGAGGGTGAATCGTACTACACAAAGGAAATCAATTATTCCGACCACTTCCCCGTATTCATGAAGATAGCCTTTTAA
- a CDS encoding inositol monophosphatase family protein: MDEDKDFMLEELTRGVCEIAKQAGAYIREERRKFSLESVERKHAHDYVSYVDKGSEKQIVSALRQLLPEAGFITEEGTTKMEEGRCKMEEDSAISPQSSALTWVVDPLDGTTNFIHQYAPYAVSIALLQGKEILIGVVYEVCHDECYCAWKGGGAYVELKGESLKLKVSNQKIQDALLCLQLPYNSDAYKPVIKHLIDKLYGNVGSIRMCGSAAMALCYVASGRYDGYAEKYIGQWDFMAGALIVKEAGGMVTNYEGSEDFTQGNNVVATNGVIQKDLLDVIKTA, encoded by the coding sequence ATGGATGAAGATAAAGATTTTATGTTAGAGGAATTGACGCGCGGCGTCTGCGAGATAGCGAAGCAGGCGGGTGCTTATATCAGGGAGGAGAGAAGAAAATTCTCCTTGGAAAGCGTGGAGCGTAAGCATGCGCACGACTATGTGTCGTATGTGGATAAAGGGTCGGAAAAGCAGATTGTGAGTGCTTTGCGACAGCTGTTGCCCGAGGCAGGATTTATTACTGAGGAGGGAACGACGAAGATGGAAGAAGGAAGATGTAAGATGGAAGAGGATTCTGCCATCAGCCCTCAGTCTTCAGCCCTCACCTGGGTGGTAGATCCGCTGGACGGCACCACGAACTTTATCCATCAGTATGCGCCATACGCCGTGAGCATCGCCTTATTGCAAGGCAAGGAGATACTGATTGGCGTGGTCTATGAGGTGTGTCACGATGAGTGCTACTGTGCCTGGAAAGGGGGAGGAGCGTATGTAGAGTTGAAAGGTGAAAGTTTAAAGTTGAAAGTCAGCAACCAGAAGATTCAGGATGCGCTGCTGTGCTTGCAGTTGCCTTACAACAGTGATGCCTATAAGCCCGTGATTAAGCATCTGATAGACAAGTTGTATGGCAACGTGGGCAGCATCCGTATGTGTGGCTCTGCCGCAATGGCGCTCTGCTATGTGGCTTCCGGACGATATGATGGCTATGCGGAGAAATATATTGGCCAGTGGGACTTTATGGCGGGTGCGCTGATAGTGAAGGAGGCTGGCGGCATGGTGACCAACTATGAAGGCTCTGAGGATTTTACGCAGGGCAATAATGTGGTGGCTACTAACGGGGTGATACAGAAGGACTTGCTTGATGTGATTAAAACGGCGTGA